In Desulfoferula mesophila, the genomic window AGCGGCAAGACCAAATTCGAGGGCTACGGCGAAGAGATGATCGAAAAGACCGTAAGTCAAAGCGGTAGCTCCGGCCGGGTGTACCTGCCTCCGGAGTGGGTCGGCAAAAACGTGAAGATCATTCGCCTCAACTAAAGACCAGACGAGGAGCCCAGCCGTGAATTTGCGCCCCATGCAACAAAAAGACCTGCCCGAGGTCAAGCGCATCCAAGACCGCATCACCCGCCAGGAGGTCTCCCAATCCTGGGTGGACATGCTGGCCGCGCACGTGGACAAAACCTACCGCCTGGGTTTCGTGGCCGAGGAAGACGGCGAGGTGCGCGGCTTCATCCTGGGTGAAATCAAGATCGGCGGCTTCGGCACCGAACTCTCCGGCTGGCTGGAGCTTTTGGGCGTGGAGCCCAGACTCATGGGCTCCGGCGTGGGCGCGGCCTTGGTGGAGACCCTGTTCGCGGCCCTGTGGGGGCGCGGGGTGCGCGAAATCTACACCGCCGTGCGCTGGGACTCCGGCGACATGCTGGCCTTCTTCAAGAAGATCGGTTTTGACAAGAGCCCATTTATCAATCTTAGGTTCGAGCAACCACTTTAGCTTTAACCGGTCCGGCCATCCGCCAGGCAGCGGAAGGCCGAGGCCAACCACCGCGCCCGCCCCCCCGACGATCTGCGGTTCAAGCAAACAGTGCAACCCATGGGTTGCCCAAGCGCCCGGCCCCGGCCGGGCCCAGGGATGAACCGCCGCGCCCGTCCCCCCGACGCTCTGCGGCCCAACCGACCCCGCTACCAAGGACCAGGCCCTCCGGCCGGAGCCGGAGGCCTGAGCAACAATCGACCCCGCCGAAAGCGCCGTTCTCCGGTTCAAGGGAAAGCGCCGGAACGGGGCCTCAGAGACTACCTAGGAGGTTTGGCCATGATCGAAATGTTCGAGGAGTGGTACAAGTCCCGCCACGAATACGCCAAGGAGTGGAAGGACAAAACCGGCGGAAAAGTGATGGGCTTCTTCTGCACTTATGTGCCCGAGGAAATCCTCTTGGCCGCCAACGTGTTGCCGGTGCGCATTTTGGGCTCCCACGAGCCCCAGAACGTCACCGAGCCCCACATTTTCGGCATGTACTGCCCCTTCTGCCGCGACTGTCTGGCTCAGGGGCTGCTGGGGCGCTACGACTATCTGGACGGCATGATGATCGCCCAGAGCTGCCTGCACATCCGCCAGGCCTTCACGTCCTGGAAAAAGCACATGCCCCCGGAGTTCACCTATTACCTGCCCATGCCCCATCAGGTGCAGAGCCCCCGCTCCATCCCCTTCCTGCGCTCGGAGTTGGAGACTTTCAAGGGCGCCGTGGAGCAGTGGGTGGGCAAGGAGATCACCGACGCGGACCTGGACCGGGGCATCGAACTGATGAACGCCTCCCGCCAGGCCATGCGCGATCTCTACGACACCCGCAAAAGCGCCAACTCGCCCATGACCGGCCTGGAGGCCATGTACGCGGCGGCGAGCAATCAATGGATCGACAAGGCCGAGCACACCGCCGCGGTGCGTGAGGCGCTGGCCAAGGAGTTGGTGGGGCGCGACCTGGGCCTGGGGGACAAGACCCGCCTGATGATCCTGGGCTCCGAGGACGACGACACCGCCTTCGTGAACATGGTGGAGGGCTGCGGCTCGGTCATCGTCACCGACGACCACTGCACCGGCAGCCGCTATTTCTGGAACCAGGTGGAGCCCGAGGAAGACCGCCTGCTGGCCATCGCCAAGCGCTACATCAACCGTCCCGCCTGCCCCACCAAGGACTGGCCCCAGCGCACCCGCCTGGAGCACGTGCGCATGCTGGCCCAGGAATGGAACGTGGCCGGGGCCATCATCATCCAGCAGAAGTTCTGCGACCCCCACGAGTTGGACATCCCCGAGCAGCGCAAGAGCCTGGGCGAAATCGGTGTGCCCACCCTGTTCCTGGAGCTGGACGTCACCGTGCCGGTGGGGCAATTCAAGATCCGCGTGGAGGCCTTCCTGGAAATGTTGGCCGAAGAGGATCTGTTCTAGGGACCACACATTGCTGTGTATCGGGAGGTTTTTAAAATGGCCAATTACCCCACGGAAACCCTGTTGTCTTGGAGCAAAGCCAAGGAGATCAGGGAGACCTATTACAAAAACTACGCCGCCGCCCACGACAAGGGCGGCATCCGCTGGGTGGGCGGAGCCTGGACTTTCGACGCGGTGCCCGCCGGGTTGGGGGGCAACGTCTACTCCCTGACCAGTGAGCCCTACGGCGCTTCCTGCGCCTTTAACAAGGACTTCTCCACCCGGGCCATGGAGGCGGCCGAGACCGCCGGCTACGCCCGGGACCTGTGCGCCTACATGCGCAACTACTGGGGCTCCATCCTCATGGACGAGTACGCCTTTGGCGGCCCCTTCCCCAAGCCGGACTTCATCTGGCAGGACCACATCTGCTGCTCCCACGCCAAGTGGTACCAGGTGGTCAGCGAGTTGGAGGGCGGCATCCCCATGTTCTGCGTGGACGTGGCGGTGGGCCCGGCGGAGCCCTTCGGGACGCTCACCGACTCCAAGATCGACTACGTGACCGGGCAGATCCTG contains:
- a CDS encoding DUF2080 family transposase-associated protein encodes the protein MEPKRNPAKRPGLAGPNAAQKPGGFSGKTKFEGYGEEMIEKTVSQSGSSGRVYLPPEWVGKNVKIIRLN
- a CDS encoding GNAT family N-acetyltransferase translates to MNLRPMQQKDLPEVKRIQDRITRQEVSQSWVDMLAAHVDKTYRLGFVAEEDGEVRGFILGEIKIGGFGTELSGWLELLGVEPRLMGSGVGAALVETLFAALWGRGVREIYTAVRWDSGDMLAFFKKIGFDKSPFINLRFEQPL
- the bzdN gene encoding benzoyl-CoA reductase, bzd-type, subunit N, which translates into the protein MIEMFEEWYKSRHEYAKEWKDKTGGKVMGFFCTYVPEEILLAANVLPVRILGSHEPQNVTEPHIFGMYCPFCRDCLAQGLLGRYDYLDGMMIAQSCLHIRQAFTSWKKHMPPEFTYYLPMPHQVQSPRSIPFLRSELETFKGAVEQWVGKEITDADLDRGIELMNASRQAMRDLYDTRKSANSPMTGLEAMYAAASNQWIDKAEHTAAVREALAKELVGRDLGLGDKTRLMILGSEDDDTAFVNMVEGCGSVIVTDDHCTGSRYFWNQVEPEEDRLLAIAKRYINRPACPTKDWPQRTRLEHVRMLAQEWNVAGAIIIQQKFCDPHELDIPEQRKSLGEIGVPTLFLELDVTVPVGQFKIRVEAFLEMLAEEDLF